Part of the Musa acuminata AAA Group cultivar baxijiao chromosome BXJ3-10, Cavendish_Baxijiao_AAA, whole genome shotgun sequence genome, atccacggaagaaagaggagcaaattactactataaaagagggacacttacaaatgccttaggaaatgttcctaggccataaaacaccttcagcttcctaaacaagaagacttcaaaccataagcaggttttcttgtgatgcctactgtacttctcgtggtgtctgtggtacttctcgtggtgtatctgacttcaaagcccagacccttatttatagtttccagACGAGacgacaagtctgattttcccgatgtgggactatgggacttgccaaactaacaaatctccaccttggcatgtcccaacaaaacttgctccaccttcttcacaaaagccccaacgggcaatcaccaacaatgaacaccaaccaagtccaagcactgcttgaacttgtaaaccagaagaggcttcgaaaacatatcagctggattgtccttcgtatgaattttctgaacaaggacttttccttcagcaatcaaccacttagcggaattatcacaagaaactgcatctaaataggaagtaggctcaccaacttcacttgtttcttctgcaacagacaaagcatatgcaaccaaatttgcatacctttgtggtggtcgaatatttctcatatgacgcatatgccataatttggtgatgtcagaatcagacaatgatgatgacgaaactgcaactgaacctgtgacagtagttccctacagaatatacaagctaccagacctacaagctttcataacaataagggcatttctagaaactttcataactccaccttcagttgtgtatttacacccaagggcctctagggtgcctaaagagatgagattctttttcaaatcaggaacatgtctaacattagtgagcgtcctcacaataccatcatgcattttaattcggattgttcctctaccaacaacatcacatgcgacattattgcccatcaaaataattccaccattacaagattcatatgtggaaaacaaatccctattgggacacatgtgataagaacaacctgaatctaaaatccattcatttttagactttgtcctgtcatcagtagcaaagaaaatatttccaaaattctcatcagatgctacactagcttcagcggattcaatagttttctcaacaaatttttccttttgctttaatttatttttcaatttaaagcaatcagatttaatgtgccccattttatgacaatatctgcattccaaatttctatgtctggatttagatctagatttagatctactactgtcaaattctcttttatccattttatccctgacaaccagaccctcagcctgatttcctctactttccccagtgatattcttgtctatctgctccttagatttcagtgcagatttaatttcttgatacgaaattgtttcttttccataaatcaaagtatcacggaaatgcttaaaagattggggaagagaacacaagagcaacaaagccttatcctcatcatcaatttttgtatctatattctccaaatccataaccaaagaatcaaacttatcaagatgcgagagtatagatgtaccttcaaccatccgaagcatatacagactctgcttcaagtagagacgattctccactgtcctcttcatgtacaaggctttaagtttgtcccacatgctcttagccgtagtctctgtagctacctcccgtaaaacctcgtcagagaggtttagaatgatgctggatcgggccttcttatccatacccgcaagatcttcctttgacgtaccatctggaatgttctcagcaccctgaagtgccaaatcaactccgtcttgaaccagaatggcctccatcttgagttgccacatgccgaagttgacatttctgtcgaatttctcgacaacgatctttgatattgtcattgtaGCCAAAAGATcctagaaccaggctctgataccagtttgttagagctagccccaggatatttaccaaagggtaattttggcaacacaacaaagacaataaagcggaaataataaagcgacaagaacaaacaaaacacaagaacaccagatatacgtggttcggtcaaatgactttgacctacatccacggaagaaagaggagcaaattactactataaaagagggacacttacaaatgccttaggaaatgttcctaggccataaaacaccttcagcttcctaaacaagaagacttcaaaccataagcaggttttcttgtgatgcctgctgtacttctcgtggtgtctgtggtacttctcgtggtgtatctgacttcaaagcccagacccttatttatagttttcaGACGAGacgacaagtctgattttcccgatgtgggactatgggacttgccaaactaacacaacCTTTTAAGATTACTTTGCATGTTGTTGATTTAGTATTATTTCTTGTCTATGTTGCATTACATTGTTGTCTTGCCTCCCAAGACGAATGAAATAGGCCTTGGATGTTCAATTGAGTTGAGATAGATCAGGATGAAGTGAGGGTGGTACATAGGAAACTATATGATTATGCTCGCTCTGATGTGTGTCAATTCTTGCAGAAAGGTGTCAATTAATTGAAAATAGATCATGCAGTCAACATCATTTAGTTGAAAATAGAATTTGCCAGAGACACTGGGTGTCTCATTCAAGCTCTTCCTACATTATGCATTCATCATGTCTGTATCATCATTGACAAAAACGATCTTATCTTTTAAGTCTTGCTTAACCCATGGAACAATCTTAGAACCTCTTTTGCACAGTATAGGCTACAACCTTTGCACAATTCAGGTTTGTTTTCATATAGTCATTGTATGGTCAATGATTATATGTTCCTCATGCCAAATGTTTAGCTCTTCCTCTAAATCTTTTAGCTTGATGTGATTAGGAAATTTTACCACTGTTTTTCCAGGATCTAAAAGTATATCAGTGTCCTTGACTTATGATGCATACTTCACCATGTATGAGGTGTGTGATGGCTCACATTGGTTTTTACCATATAATATATGGGCAAATTATCTAGAAAACCTTTCACTGATTGGTTTTACTGGATGACctccatctttttttttataaacgaATAAATATATCTTTgaatttttaatcttatttttgtgATTTGTGTCAAACCAAAAGATTAGTTCGATTCCACTTCTCTCGTTTTTTTTCCTAAGCACCCCTCTTTTCCATTATGCCTCCGTTGCGATTGTCCATTCTGTCTCTTTTTCCTTATTCTCCTCTTATTCCATCATCCCGAGATGGAAGAGATTGAGACGGACATAGAATTGACTTGAACAGGTTCGCAGATAGAGGGATGTTATgagtaaaaattaattatttgagACTTTTCTAAATAAACTGTGCAAGATATATTGGTTAATATTTTCATCATGTATTATTATGAGCCATACTGAGTATTACCTTTCTTGCTTAAGATCATAAGgaaaataatatgtaatttgTTGAGGTAATTGGGTTAGTTTGTGTACTGTTACTTCTTTTATAtgactatcatatatgtcatttaatgtaataaaattacttttattataaaaaaaacaatCATGTTATGGGGGTGAATTAACTTGCAttgttcctttttctttatgTGCTAATCACAAGAATATAACTAAAAAAAGGAGACACAAGTGAGTACATGACCAGATCTACACTGTGATGGAACACAAATTCATTGCCAAGTCACACTCATAGAAGAATATAGCCATGCCACAGGGAACTTTCACTCTCAAATGCCTTAGTTATGATAAATATACAGAAATTTGAGGAGTCTTAGATCTAATTACTACTAAACATTATACTCGTTTAATCGAGGATCATAGCATAAGATGGCCACCATGGTCGAGTGTTCAAAGAATCAACTCCATAATTCCTACTCTTGAAGGTGTCCCTTATGGATCCTGACTCAGTTCAAGCCCCTCACATGAACATAGTAACAAACCAATAACTTGCAGATCGTCAGAGAAGGTGATCTTCCACCTCCAAACATTGCAAAGATACCATCATTTCAATAAACAGCACTCCGATTATAACTATGAATCATCTGTAATCAAAATCTGGCAAAGCTGGATTGCCCGACTGCTTCGCTAGTGCCTGAGCCTGAGCTTGAGCCACTCTCTTTTGTTCCAAGAACCTGTTCATGCGCTGGATCAACTGCGCTGCCTTCCGCTTGCCTCTGTCGGTCCCATTCTCTGCCATTTCCTGCATTAGACCCATCAGTCCTTTCTCGTGTGCCTCTGccagatgctgctgctgctgctccccaCTGCAGAGGTGCAACAGTGTAGCAGCTGCATTCTCCTTGTTTCTGGGTGACCCACTCTTGATCACCTCCACAAGCACAGGCAGCGCCTCAGCAGCTGCAATTGCTGCCTTGCCCTCAGAGTGGCTCGAGAGAATTGCAAGTATCGCGAGGGTCTCTTCCATCATGCCTGCGTCTGGATCCATCAGCAGTCCCACCAGTATTGGGACCACTCCAGCCCTCACAGCCTTTCCCTTGTTGCCTTGGTATATGCACAGGTTGAACAATGCTGTTGCTGCATCTTTCTTGCCTCTTGGGCTGCCCTCACGGAGCAGAGAAACAAGTGGAGGAATTGCACCCAAGTTACCGATTCTTACCTTATAATCATCCACCACTGAGATGCTAAACAGTGTGGCCGCAGCATTCTCTCGTGCTTCCATGCTGCCCCTCCTCAGCACATGCACTATTCCAGGCACAGCTCCTGAGATGATGATCCTTTCCTTGTTGTCCTCGAATATGGAGAGGTTTAGAAGAGCAGTAACAGCATTCTCCTGCGTGTGCACGTCAAGGGTAGATAATAACTTCACAAGGAGGGGTATGGCACCAGCCTCAGCTATGCAGAGACGGTTCTCAGCACTGCGCCGTGCAAGGAGGCGGAGCTCTGCAGCAGCTGATCGTTGATCATCAATGCTCCGTGATGACAGCTTGCTAATAAGATCAAGAACCTTAGCATGTTCTCCTGATGAGCAGGTTGGTCGGGACTTGGCTGTCTGAGCAGGGAGCTTGGGTGGATCAATACCATTCGCCTCGGACCATTGCACTATAAGGCTGCGCAGCACATAATTTGGAGTCAAGGATTTGTTGGACAGCCTTTGTCGAGTCTTCGGACATGTGTCATGTCCTGCCTGAAGCCATTTCTCTATGGACTCCCGTTCATAAGTCTGTGTAAGCAGAAAAAGAGAACTGAGTGCAACTTGTAGAGACACAAACGGAAAGCAGTAACGAAGTTAAAACTCAGAAtttgcatttaaaaaaaaatgaaagccaAGCTTATACAGAGACCTGTCCGGTAGCCACGATCACTGGATCTTTCATTAGCTCCAGGGATATAGGACAGAGGAAATCATCCGGGATAACAGGAGGCTTGGCCCTTTCATTGGACGGGAGAGGGCCTTTATTTGTAGGTGTGCCCATTTCAGGGTTCTGAGTCTGCATGAAATCCTTTACCTTCTTTAGCAGCATTGACATCTTCTCTATTATCTCTCCAGGATCTCCATCGCTCGCAACTACCATCTCATGCAATGCTAGTGATTCTTGTTTGAGATCTGATATAGTTAACAGCTGCAACTTTTCAGCCAGTCTACGCAGGGTTGATTGGTCCACATTGGCATCAGTGCTCATGTTGTAAGCAGATAAAAGATCTCTG contains:
- the LOC135651514 gene encoding protein spotted leaf 11-like, whose product is MAEEVKATAVVDGRALVERMAEAAEEISAISDYRNAYRKQFCDLSRRMKLLEPMFQELKESKDPIPEQAVRSLVLLKRALDSARELLRLGNEGSKIFLVLEREKTTKRFLEVTVQLEQALSEVPFDMLNISDEVREQVELVHAQFKRAKERVDMIDMDLHRDLLSAYNMSTDANVDQSTLRRLAEKLQLLTISDLKQESLALHEMVVASDGDPGEIIEKMSMLLKKVKDFMQTQNPEMGTPTNKGPLPSNERAKPPVIPDDFLCPISLELMKDPVIVATGQTYERESIEKWLQAGHDTCPKTRQRLSNKSLTPNYVLRSLIVQWSEANGIDPPKLPAQTAKSRPTCSSGEHAKVLDLISKLSSRSIDDQRSAAAELRLLARRSAENRLCIAEAGAIPLLVKLLSTLDVHTQENAVTALLNLSIFEDNKERIIISGAVPGIVHVLRRGSMEARENAAATLFSISVVDDYKVRIGNLGAIPPLVSLLREGSPRGKKDAATALFNLCIYQGNKGKAVRAGVVPILVGLLMDPDAGMMEETLAILAILSSHSEGKAAIAAAEALPVLVEVIKSGSPRNKENAAATLLHLCSGEQQQQHLAEAHEKGLMGLMQEMAENGTDRGKRKAAQLIQRMNRFLEQKRVAQAQAQALAKQSGNPALPDFDYR